The stretch of DNA TACTTCTCTAACAAGTGTTTGTGGAAAAATTTATCTAAACAGGGCCTcagtttttgtttgaattttgtcTTAATGTTGAATACTAGAAGTGGAAGTATCTCACGGATTTGGTCACATTGTATGTCTTTTTTAATCATTGATACAGGCCATTGAAAAGATTAAAGAACTGGCTGTTAGCATTGAGGGGAAAAGtctggaagaaaagaaaagccTGCTTGCAAAGTGTGCTTCTACCACACTTTCTTCAAAACTTATAGGTGGAGAGAAAGAATTCTTTGCATCCATGGTTGTGGATGCTGTAATTGCAATTGGGAACGAGGACAGGTTGAACATGATTGGAATAAAGAAGGTACATGCTGTCTCTTTTACATTGGTGACCGTGTGATGTGTTTCTTAAATCCAAGAAAGTTTTATGGCaaacaaaaatgctaaaaatgGGGGCCTAAAGACGCTCTTAAACAAAAGGTActgtaataaaaaagaaaactgacaATGCTAATGGAAATAGTATGGGCATCCTTTCACTTTTTGTATCTGCGTGCGTGTCTCTGTAGTTCTAGTTAGTGTTTGAGGTTGCTGTTTTCCCTAAGCCTGGATTTTAGGATTTTTGCGTTAGGTTATCCAAACAATAGTCATTCGAACACATGCAAGCAAGTTACATTAAGATCTTGCTATAAAGTCATATATTCACAGTCTCCATTTGTTCATaggttaataattaattttctattgtTGATTGAATCATGCAGAGAATTTTTAAATGCATTTATCCTGCctgatttacattttttttttgtttttccttagAAGATGTACTTATATTTCACGGTTATTGTTATTACTATGTCTTCCCTCTACTGTCAACTTAAGTATTAGTGAATCTTCTTGGCCTTTAAAAGGGATTGTTCTTTGCTTCCTTCTATTCTATCAACATTATCAcgtatggattttttttttgtttcaaccTATTTTGTCACctaaaaatatcaagaaaacatttgttatttcttttcaatCTTGTTTCCCTTCAGATTGACATCAGTGCTCATTAACTGTTATGTtgataattgtaaaattaagtcaatttcttttcattaatAGATGAATTGTTAATTTTACCTTGTCTTTTCCTTAGGAAGATTATTAGTTTCCTTAATTGTTGTGCAATACTctgtaaagaaaattattatggAATGAGTATTAAGAGTAAAGCAGTATCATAAGCCTTTTATATATTCCACTCTTGTTCAGATATGCTAGAgcaaatatatgttttatttgttttccatGTTCTGTAGTATTGATTTTGGAGTTTTAAATGTGTGCATTTGTATTTCATAactgaaataattttaatacaaagtAGAATGAATCAATTAATTAGAGTGGTTAGCGATGAAAATCAGGGAGTTTTACTGTCATACCGAATTTAGTttgtcataaatatttaattccaCGTAAGTCAACTTTGTTATGTacaaacttatatttaaagCCAATGGTTGAGACTCGGGTTTTCTTCTACAGGTTCCTGGTGGTACCATGCGGGACTCATTTCTAGTAAATGGTGTTGCCTTCAAAAAGACGTTTTCATATGCTGGGTTTGAGCAACAACCCAAGAAGTTTCTCAATCCAAAAATTCTATTATTAAACGTAGAGTTGGAGCTAAAGTCTGAGAAAGAAAATGCTGAAATAAggtgtttaattttaaaattcggtTTTTCACAATGCCGACCTGAGATCTTAGGAAGGATTAAATGAGACTATTTTTTATTGTTCTCTACAGGTTGTCTGATCCTTCGCAATATCAGTCTATAGTTGATGCAGAATGGAATATTATCTATGACAAGCTAGATAAATGTGTCAGCAGTGGTGCCAAAGTTGTTCTTTCACGATTGGCCATTGGTGATCTAGCTACCCaggttttaatttttctcttaattcaatttttcttaCCTATGATTTCTCTAAACTCCGTGGAATAATAAACTTTTCTATTGAATAATGTGCAATGTGTAGTGTGCTACCTCTTGCCAGGATAGTTTCCTGATACATTTCATACATTGTCTCTTGTGTAGGAATGCACTTTTGTTTATGCTTTGATTTTATATTCTTGTTAACGTgttttgtttctcaaattgtttgtaattatggtttataattatttctttctgtGTTTGGTAAAGCCTTTCAGGGATATCACATTCagttctttttaaaataatttgttcttGAAACAGTATTTTGCAGATAGAGACATTTTCTGTGCTGGTCGTGTAACTGAAGAAGATCTAAAAAGGGTTGCTGCAGCAACTGGTGGAACCGTACAAACATCTGTTAATAACATTATTGATGAGGTTACACATTATTTGTATGACTCTTGATTTGATCTTTCTGTAATTTCATTTATTACTGCTGAACTTGTGCTTTATTTGCTTGAAGATCCTTGGAACTTGCGAGGTTTTTGAGGAAAGGCAGGTTGGAAATGAGAGGTTCAATATTTTCAATGGATGCCCATCTGGCCAAACAGCCACCATAGTTCTTCGTGGTGGAGCAGATCAGGTCTGTTACATGTGTGATAACTGTTTATGAAACTCGATGAACTCATTCTACTCTCaggattttatttgatatttgattttACCTATTTTCCTGCAGTTCATAGAGGAAGCAGAGCGAAGTTTGCATGATGCAATCATGATCGTGAGGAGGGCTTTGAAGAATTCAACTGTGGTTGCTGGGGGAGGTGCTATAGATGTATGTGTCTTAAATTTGTCGGTAGATACCACTGGATTATATTAGTCAACATATTTACATTCAAAATGTTCTTCTCATTGCTAGATGGAGATAAGCCGGTACCTGAGGCAGCATGCACGAACTATAGCTGGAAAGTCTCAGCTTTTCATCAACTCCTATGCAAAAGCACTTGAGGTAAATGTTTTTGTAATTTGAGCCAAATCCATAGTTGTCTTTTTGTGTTTACTATTATTCTATAACTTATTTAATAACGCATGGCAACTCTTGTTGACACATTTTGTTTGGTGACAATATGATATACTTCAAGAATTTCTCAGCTGTGTTTAGATCTCCTCCAACCCCCCTAATTATGAGTTAATACGTTTAAAAAATGTCTGGTAGTTTTTTACCCTTGTATAAGAAAGCATCCCAGTTGTGGAAGGGTATCAGATCATGTTCTTACATTCAAAGTGTATGGTTACTTCGATTGTTTTTTAATGCAGAAAGTTGCGTTATTATTGCAGGTTATACCTAGACAACTATGCGACAATGCTGGATTTGATGCAACTGACGTGCTGAATAAACTAAGGCAGAAACACGCACTTCCTTCTGGTTGGTTTGCCATCTTTTTGTGTGAATGAAGCATGCTGGTTTACATATATGTATTGTACAATTACTTGCGTGCGTGCTGGCATATACTTATTTCAACGCTTGTTCCAGGTGAGGGGGCACCATATGGGGTGGACATAGCCACTGGTGGCATTGCTGACTCTTTCGCTAACTTTGTCTGGGAGCCTGCAATTGTGAAGGTAATTGTCTGCATTGATTTAAATACTTTGATAAGCTGATTCTGATGTTTTATGTGTGCGGTGTTTAAGCTGGTTAATCAATTTGCAGATCAATGCTATAAATGCTGCAACAGAGGCTGCATGCCTAATCTTAAGTGTGGATGAAACAATTAAAAACCCCAAGGTAAAGTCTATTTGTGTCATTGTATGAGCTGAGTATTTTTGCTTATGTTCTTAACTTATTTGAACGACTTATTGATCTTACTATTATCAGTACTATATGTACATTCTAATTTCACTCTCAAATCGGTCTAGGATTTTGTACTTTGAAAGGGTAACGGTTCTTAATAATTTTCTGCACATAAAGAGTTCCCTGTACAAATCCTCTGCACATTAAGAATTCTGCACGTACAGTGAGAAAGCTTGTGAACAGTTTTGATTGATACTGTTACAATTAATTGTTCTACTGGGATGGGATCTCATATTGTGACTTTTTggaatttgatattaatttgcAGAATTATATCGCCATGTCTACTTActctacctttttttttatgtaactaggttttattttttatttttgcttgtTTTATTCTGGCTACTGTCGTGCAGctgattttgattttatctATTTAACATGTGTAGTCTGAGAGTGCACAAGGAGACGCAGCTGCTAGTGCCATGGGCAGAGGTCGTGGAGGCGCATTCCGTGGACGTGGACGAGGGATGCGAAGATGATTGAGTGTGTGGTGCATTGTGTCTAATTTACGGATTAGGAATGCTTGTTTCTGCTAGAAGCATGCCGATTTTTGAACCTACAAGCcatgaaatgaaaatgtaatGGAGATCCTGGtaacatcatttgatcaaactAGGATTTTCAAGTAGCAATGTTTGAGCAGTAGTCTTTCTGACAATCATTTTATACTTTGGGAGGGGTGGGTAATTATTGTATGGCAGATGATGGGACTTGAGCTTCGTGTGAAATTTTGCATTTTGTTCTACAATTTTTAACagtttattattttgtacgcGTATAAACACGTGATTTCAGTTTTCTATGAAAGCCACCAGTGTGGATGTGGTAGTCGGTAAAGGATGCAAATTCAATCGCAGGCAAATCTTGTATTTGCAACAGCTAATGTTGTTATAATTGTTAGGTCAATTGTATTATGAATATGTACAAACGGCAAATTAAtgtcaaattataataaattgttaGCTAGACTAGAGTTAAACCATCGAGTTTTTAATAAATGCTACTAAATCTTCATAATCTGATGATTGACACGATGTCTTGATCCCATCAGCCATTTGAATTGGGCATTAGGTTGGTCCTTGAAATTATAGGTATTagtttaattctaaaatttgataattttggaCATTTGAACAAGTTTCGCCATTGCTGAGATAAacgaaaaaaaatcaaaagctAAAATTATCTGACCTCGCAAAACCTGTAATAAACTTTCAAAACTTTATGTTcgatttttgtataaattaattttaatttatgggaaatttaatttaatatttttctctgtaaaaaaaattataaagaaactCGTCCAAAATCAACTACCGACCTTTTAGTATTAATACCACCAATGAATTTGATCTGACATTATATGATCCATTAACATAACCCTTGAagacaattattattttagttcattTAGTCTCCCGTATTAGGAACCGAAGTGACTGATACGCAACGGATTAGATTGACTTGTAAAAGCAGGGATTCAAATGGttatcattaatttaaaaatcaaattgatgtaCCATAAACATTAGAGACTAAAATTATCGATGACTACTAATGTCAAACATAATTTATGAAGAAAGTGTAGTATTAACACATTTCCTTCAAGCCATACACcttataagtattttatttttctttttatattgtttgaaatGAGAGAAATCTTGCAATTACATGAACATCAGTGTGAAGGAAGATTAATAGTTGTGATTTATGAAGCCTGGCCATTGCTACGTCTATAAGCCAGAAAAAAGatctttcattttctaaaatgattaatttggaAACAGTAAAATAGGCAACAAATATT from Vigna unguiculata cultivar IT97K-499-35 chromosome 8, ASM411807v1, whole genome shotgun sequence encodes:
- the LOC114195230 gene encoding T-complex protein 1 subunit eta, yielding MSAMLQPQIILLKEGTDTSQGKPQLVSNINACTAVADVVRTTLGPRGMDKLIHDDKGAVTISNDGATIMKLLDIVHPAAKILVDIAKSQDSEVGDGTTTVVLLAAEFLREAKPFIEDGVHSQNLIRSYRTASTLAIEKIKELAVSIEGKSLEEKKSLLAKCASTTLSSKLIGGEKEFFASMVVDAVIAIGNEDRLNMIGIKKVPGGTMRDSFLVNGVAFKKTFSYAGFEQQPKKFLNPKILLLNVELELKSEKENAEIRLSDPSQYQSIVDAEWNIIYDKLDKCVSSGAKVVLSRLAIGDLATQYFADRDIFCAGRVTEEDLKRVAAATGGTVQTSVNNIIDEILGTCEVFEERQVGNERFNIFNGCPSGQTATIVLRGGADQFIEEAERSLHDAIMIVRRALKNSTVVAGGGAIDMEISRYLRQHARTIAGKSQLFINSYAKALEVIPRQLCDNAGFDATDVLNKLRQKHALPSGEGAPYGVDIATGGIADSFANFVWEPAIVKINAINAATEAACLILSVDETIKNPKSESAQGDAAASAMGRGRGGAFRGRGRGMRR